In Brassica napus cultivar Da-Ae chromosome A3, Da-Ae, whole genome shotgun sequence, the sequence tttatggaaataaaaatgaaaattaatacccgcgcggttgcgcggatccaAATCTAgtattctattaaaagagaagcagtcttaaaaaatctacttaaacaaaGTTGTTGCAACTATTCATTTTAGTCCAACCTATTACATATAACCAAATATTATAACTAACCCCTAATATAGCAACCAAATAATATCTCTAACATTTAAGTAAATTTCCTTTAACTCACTCAATCTTTTTACATAAGATCTTTCAATATACCACACGACTAtacaaacatataatataaaccTTATCAAATGTTTCAAATAATTCACTAAATGTTTTGCTTAAACCAACTCCCTACAATACTtgatataaacgatattaaaaaattaacacaTAGAGGTCatgtcaattatatatatatatatatctcatccTCTTCCATTATATCAAATCATTCCAATAGGTCGGGTCCTGTTAAAAACATATTGATCAAACAATATTCTAATACATCAATGTCGTTTATAGAATGTCATGACTTCATAGAAAATTATCGGTTCTTTTAAAACTAATCCGACTTCACGATAATAATATTGATTATTcacgattttgaaaattattttttagataCTATACTTTTATAatacttttaacttaaaaatgaatctatactattaaaattcttaaaaaatttaCTTAAACAAGGTTCTTAGACCATTTCGTTcgacttaactatttttttggtcttacTTTATATTActctaactatataaatactttacataaCTTTCTCTAATTTAAATGAACTCATTTATTATTCTTccataatctattatataacTACTCTAACAATAAATCTCCATTAATATATGACAGATTATTCAAACATGTGTACACGTGACGTGATCATTACCACATATAgtttcataaataatataaaaattttcaatGGTTTAGTTATGTTTAATATAAGTGTAATGAAGAATCCTCTGGTGtataacatttttttcatttttttttttttgatgaaatttttaatttattgatcatcgcaaaaagaatatatatacaaggGTATTTTTAAGACtgcagtttaaaaaaatatactaactGAAAGAATATACTGAATCAGGTTAAGGCATATGAGCCGTAAACCAACGTTGCATCAGCCCCTGCAGTTTCGGTTTCAAGTAGTACTTCGTTGACATTATGCAGCTTCTCATTGTTTTGTCGATGATCCGACCCAACTGGTCCACAGACTTTGCAGTGCTGTTATGCCGTCGATCATTCCTCTCCCTCCAGACTGAGTATATAGTGACTTGCAGAACCAGTCGCAACAAGATGAAAGTGATGCGATCATACCTCCGTGTGAGCAAGCTCGAAACTGTGATATCCCAGTCCAGGTCTGGCTCATCTCCAAACAAATTACCCATAACTTTCAGCCACAACGTGTAGGTATAAGGACATGCGAAAAACAAATGCTCCCTGGTCTCATCCGGTTCACCacaaaacaagcaacattgtgGTTGGTCCCATCTACTAGTTCGATGGCCTGTAGCCAGTCTGTCACGGAAAGCTAGCCAGGTAATGAAAG encodes:
- the LOC125607195 gene encoding uncharacterized protein LOC125607195, encoding MEIGDFGPVGINNYSNWFIASSTWHQIRQRKENLQWSKLVWFSQGVPRYAFITWLAFRDRLATGHRTSRWDQPQCCLFCGEPDETREHLFFACPYTYTLWLKVMGNLFGDEPDLDWDITVSSLLTRRYDRITFILLRLVLQVTIYSVWRERNDRRHNSTAKSVDQLGRIIDKTMRSCIMSTKYYLKPKLQGLMQRWFTAHMP